Within the Pseudomonas orientalis genome, the region CTGGTTCTTCAGGCTGACGCCTTCGCGTGCCAGCCCATTCGCAGGGCCAGCGTTGAAGTATTTATTGGAACCCCAGATCATCGACCAGGCGTGCGGCGGCTCGACCGAACGACTCAGGTTGCCATACACCTGCAATTGCGGGGTGAAGTCATAGCGCAGGCCGATGCGTGGCGCGTAGTCCCAATCGTGCTGACGCGTCGGTGCCTGGCCGTCCGGATAGGTGACCTGGGTTTCGCGGCGGGTATAAATCGCGGCCACGCCAGTGGTCAGCCACAGGTCGGGGACCAGCTCCAGCTCGTTGCCGATATGCAGCACCGTGTCGGAGCCCAGGTAGGTGTAGTCACGGGTCTTGGTGCCGGGCGCATAGCCCGCCGTGTTGCCAGCCGGGACGCGCACGTACTCCGAGGCGCCATTGTTGGGCATCGCCTGGGTGGTGCGCAGGCCGAGGGTGGTGGTGCTGTCATGACCGAACAGGCTGTCCTGGCGGATGTAATTGAGCGTGCCACTGATGTCGGTGTAGGCGACTTTCAGGCGATTGGTGCCTTCGCGCAGGTCCATCGGGTAGTCGTGATAGGCCAGCCCGACCTCGACGCGGGACGTATCATCCAACTGCAACGTGGTCTTGTTGGCAAGCCAGGTGGAACCCGGTTGCAAGCGTTTGGAATCGCGGGCGGCGTTGAGGCTGTTGGCGGCGCGCGGGTCATGGCTGATCTGCTCGCGGGTGAGCTTGCCCGGCGTGTCATTGGTGGTTTCGCGGTAGCGCAGATAGAAGCGCGTTTCCAGGTTGGGGTTGAAGCGATAGCCGAAGTTGGCCGCGATGCCCTTGCCCGTCCCGGCACTTTGCTGCTGGTAACCGTCGGACTGCGAATCGGTGAGGCTGATGTAGTAATCGGCATCACCGAGCACCTGGCCGGAACTGATTTCGCGCTGGGCGTAACCCCGGCTGCCCGCCTCATAGCGCACTTGCAGTTTGGGCGCGTCATAACCGGTGCGGGTCACATAGTTGACGGCGCCGCCCAGGGCCAACGCGCCCTGATCGAAACCGTTGGCGCCGCGCAGCACTTGCACACGGCTCTGCCATAACGGGTCCTTGAGTTCATAGGGCGTGCCGCCGGGGCCGGTCAGCGGCAGGCCGTCGAACATTTCATACAGCCCGGAGGCATGGGAACCCGGGCTACGGTTCAAACCCGAACCGCGAATGGACAACTTAACCCCTTCGTTATTCGCCGCCTTGGCGTACACCCCGGCCTGATACTTGAAGACATCCTCGTTGGTGCTCACCCGCCCCTGCTGCACGCTGTCCATGTCGATGAAGTTGGTACCGCCGGGCACGCTGTTGAGCTGTGCCTGGGCGATCTCGCCGGCGCTGGCTTCGGACGCGGTGACTTCGACCGGCGCCAACTGCAGGTCTTCGGCCTGTACCAGTGAACTGAGGGTCAGGGCGGCGAACAGCAGCGGGGGTTGGCGCAACAGCATGGGCAGGTCCTTGAAATACGGGAGCGGGCACGGCAATGCCGGCACGCGAGCAGTCATGGGAAGACTCCCACACCCGCCAAGTCACGCGCGATTCAAGTCACGGACTTTTCCCACAACCGTATAGGATCAGGATTATTTAAATGAAAACCCAGTGATCAATCGCTGCCCTGCTTGCCCGACCACTCCAGCGTCTGCATCAGATCGTCAGCGTCGGAGCCGACGGGAAACCTGAAACCGTACATCTGATCGGTGGCCAATATGTCGGCCAGCGTGTCGCATAGCTGCGCCTCCGTCGGCGCGTCGCGCAGCAGTTTGTGCGCGGGTATCAGCACCTCCGAAGCGACCCCTTGGACACTCGCGGCGTCGATGACGGCAAACAGGATAAATCGCAGGCGGATTTCGCGATCAGTAGGCCAAACCGTTTTTCGCTTACCCAAGGTAGGCCCTCATGTTTAAGAAAAGTCCGAGGCTAGGGCCGACCGGGGGCGGGTTTCAAGCGGTCGAGGGCAGGATAGGCAACTTCCTACAGAGGAAAGGGACGCACCGTACCGATTAATCGTTCGTTGGAACCGGCGTGTCACTGCACAGGCAAGAAATTCATCAGCAGCAGACTTTGCGCGTAGTTGAGGCCAATGCGTCGGTAGCGCTCATCGAGTATCTGGGTCAGCAGGTCGAGGCGCGCGACAATCTTGCCGAACTCGACGGCGAAACTGAGGTTGCTGCCCTCCTCTGATATCTCGTTGGAAAACAGCAGCAACACGCCATTGGCGTCCTGGCGCTGGCCGAGCAGCCAAGTGGCTTTCTCGATATTACGTGCGGCATTGCTGACGAACTGCGGGTTGATGGAGTCGGTCACGTAAAACTGCGTGCGCCCACCGTGTGCGGTCACCAGCATGCTGCCGATCGCATAGATGAACGCCCCCACCCGATCACCACGAAACTCCGGGCTCAAGGAATAACTCAGGGCCGCCAGATCACGACGCTCCCCCAGCGCTGGCAATGGCTGACGGTTCTCGATCGCCTGACGAATAGTCCGCGCAGCGGTCACCGCATCCGGATAACCGGACTGGCGCCACTGGCTGGGGTTGCGCAGGTACAGCTTGCTCATCAGCAGATAGAGGCTTTGCAGGTTGTCGCGCATGCCCAGGGTGGCCATGCGATCCACGCTGGTCTGGAAAAACTCGTCAGGTTTGCCTTCGCTGAACTGCCTGGCGACGTCACGCCCCTGCTGCTGGCTGCAGCCATTGGTAGATAACGCGAACAGCGCAGCCAGCAGGAGCGGCCATCGGGAGATAAAAGCAGTTGACGTTCGAACCATCGGCACCGGGTCTGTGGCTGTTGGCCACCCGTAGGAATCGGGTAGCTGGAACAGAGGTAGATCAGGAGAATGGAAAAAAGTGCAGCCCCACGGGTTCAGATAAGCAATGGACTACAGGGCGTTGCGACGATGGCTTTCAGAGCGCATCAATCGCCGCTGTAGAAAATTTGAATTAGCGAGTTGCCCTCTCGGTCAAGAATTATGAACGCAGTCAATCTGACGAGGTAAGCGAAATGACTATCCAGGCAGAAACACTCGTACAACTGACCCAAGCCCTGAAAGAGCGTGGCCTGAATCTGGTGTCCGACGTGCACTTCACCCGCGCGCCCTATCGGCACAATCACCGCTGGATCTGCACCGTAGAGTAGAGAATCGTTTTGCGCCGACTTCAGTCTGGCGTCAGTGTTCCAGGATGACCACGCCGAGCTGTTCAGCTGAAAAAACACGGAACGTCTCCATTAGAGGGGATCGGTCTGCAAGGCGTGCGTTGACGTGGACAACGCCCGTGAATCAAAGACTGCAGCCCCCGGCAGGGCCTGCCAGGCGACAGGGCCGGCGGCAATTTCCTCGGCACTCAGCAGGCAGGTGTCGAGCGCGCGTTGCAGTGCGGGGGTGTCCAGGTCCTGGCCGATGAAGACCAGTTCCTGGCGGCAATCGCCGACAATGCTGTCCCATTTGGCCATGATGCCCTGCAGCCGATAGTGGTCCTGCGGCCATTGCGCCGGGTCGATAAAATTCCACCAGCGCCCGACATAATCCCACTGAAACTGCCTGCCGCTTTGTGCCAGCAGACCGGTTTCCTGATGCCGGCTGGCGAGCCAGAAATAACCTTTGCTGCGCAACAGGCGTCCGTTGCTCCAGGGGCGGCTGAGAAAGTCGAGCAGGCGCTGCGGGTGAAAAGGTGCGCGCTCGCGGTAGACCCAGGACGTCACGCCATAGGTGTGCGACTCGGAGGCCGCTGCGTCGCCCTCCTCCATCTGTTTCATCCAGCCCGGTGATGCCGCAAGGCTGGGTAAATCGAACAGGCGGGTTTCGAGAATGCCGGCTAACGCGGTGTTGCCGTGGGTCATCGGCACGATCCGCGCGCTGGGGTTCAGGCCCGCCAGGATCGCCTGCACGGCCTGGTAACCCGGCGCATCGAGCAGGTCCAGTTTGTTGACGAGAATGACGTTGGCGTACTCCACCTGCTCGATCAGAAGATCCGCCAGAGGCCGGCTGGTCGTGCCTTGTGCGTCGTCGCGGGCGACGGTGTCCGATGACTCCAGCAACCCTTGGAAACGGCTGCCATCGACCACCGTCACCAAGGTATCGAGCCGCGCCAGTTCGCTGAGGCTGAAGCCGTCGGCGTCGAGAAAGGCGAACGTCTCCGCGACCGGCATCGGTTCAGAAATGCCGGTGGACTCGATGAGCAGGTAATCGAAACGCTGCTGACGTGCCAGGGCGCTGATCTGCTCCAGCAGATCGGCGCGCAGCGTGCAGCAGATGCAACCGTTGCTCATCTCGATCAATTCGTCGCGACCCCGATGCAGCGACACATCGCGCTGCACCTCGGCGGCGTCGATGTTGACCTCGCTCATGTCATTGACGATGACCGCCACCCGCAGGCCTTCGCGGTTGCGCAGGATATGGTTGAGCAGCGTGGTCTTGCCGGCGCCGAGGAAACCGGACAGCACCGTCACCGGCAGTCGGCCTGTCAAGGTGTCGTCCGTCATGCGCTCACCCTGCCGTCGGCGTGGTCCAGATAGCTTTCGAACAGGTCGACCACCACCAACCCCTCATCGGCCGCATCGCCCCACAGGTCTTTCACGCGAAACTCGACGTGGTAGGTCGGCTGATGCGCCGCACGCGTATCGCCATGGCCAATCGCGTCCGGGAATGGCCATTTTTCTGCCGTGCGGTGCAGCACCACGCCCGTCTTGCCGCGCACGTAAGCCGGCATGCGCACATGCCCGGCCACGTATTCGTTTCGCACCACCACCCGGTCGCCCACTTCGAAGGGGGCGCGGCCGGTGAGTGCCGCACGCCCACTCGACTGGGCAGGATTGGCCAGCTTGAAATGAGACCCCAGGGCCTCATCAAGCTCCGCCTGGGTGATCACGCCTTTCTCGACCAGCAAGGTTGCGGTCGCAATCACATAACGCTCGTAGTACTGGGTACCGACGTGCTGGCGAACGTCCAGGCGTTCGACGGCATGGCGCACTTCGTCCACGCTGAACATCTTCAAGTGATCGGCACCGATGAACATCAGGCTGTAGGCCAGGTGTTCCCAGTCCTGCTTGAACACCGGTTGGTAGCTCAAGCTGTTGATGGTGTGGGGGACTTTTCCAAAGCCCTGGAAACCGCCGAGATCGTGAAAGCCATCCATACTGAAACCTCCGGGAATTGAACGATAAGGGGCTGGGCTCAGCCAACCCGAGGTACGGCGACGCCAATCAGCACGTCCTTGGTGACCAGTGCCTGAAGCTGTTGTTCAGTCATATGCTCGGAGCCTTCAGGTCTCATCGGCACCACCAGGTAACGGGTTTCGGCGCTGGTGTCCCAGACCTTGACCACCACGTCGGCGGGCAGCTCAGTGCCCAGCTCGCGCAACACGGTGCGCCCTTCCCGGACCAGGCGTGCGCGGAACTCAAAGCCCTTGTACCACTCGGGCGGCAGGCCCAGCACAGGCCAGTTGGTGCAGGAGCACAGGCTGCACACAATGACGTTCTTGAGGCGCGGCGTGTCTTGCAGCGCGACGATGTACTCGCCCTGCGGGCCGGTATAGCCGAACTGCGCGCACGCGGCCGTGCCGTCCTTGAGCAACAGCGCGCGGAACTGCGGATCGACCCAGGCCTTGGCGACCACCCTGGCGCCATTCTGCGGGCTCCATTCGTGCGCCATCAGTTGCGTCATGTGTTCGATGTAGCCCTCGGGGATCAGGTCCTTTTGCTTGAGCACCTGCAATAACGCCTGCGCGCGTTCGCCCGGGGTTGATGTGGGTTTTTCAAGGGTGGTCATCGGTGAGCTCCTCATCAGTGAAGGTCGAAGCAGCGCCTGGCGTTATGGTTGTTGCGCTGCACGGGAGCGGCTAGGCGGTTTTCCAGTCGACGGCCGCTTCGAACGCGGCGGCCGCCTGGTAGATCGTGCCTTCGGCGTAGTGTTTGCCCACGAGCATCAGCCCGACCGGCATACCGTCCACCAGGCCACAGGGAATCGACATGGCCGGATGGCCGGTAATGTCCTGGGCCGAGGCGTTGCCGATCATTTCCAGGGCGCGGGCCACGTAATCGGTGATCGAGCAACCCGGTTCCGGGTGGGGTTGGGCAATGATCGGCACGGTGGGCATCACCAGCAGGTCATAGCGGGCCAACGCCGCGTCATAACCGGCGCGCGCCATTCGCCTGAGGTTTTGCGCCTTGGCGTAGTAGCGCCCGTTGTAGCGCTCGACCCCGTATTGGCCGACGAACATGCACAGCTTCAGGGAGGCCGACAGCTCATCCGCCTGCTCGCGCCATCCGGCCTGCTTGTCCAGCAAGGCGAGGTCATACAGCCCCTGCCAGTTAAACCCGGCGCCATTGCCCTGCATCATCTGCATGGTCAGGCCTTCACAACCGATCGGGTGCCATAGCGAGCCTGCAATCCGGTGTTCGGCCACCGACACGTCTTCGACCTGTGCGCCCAGTTGCTCGAACCGGGCAATGGCCGTGCGCACCGAGGCGGCGACACGCGGGTCCTGGTTGGCCAGTTCGAAGCCTTCGCGCAACACACCGATCCTCAGCCCTTGCACGCCACGGTCCAGGTAATCGCTGTAGGTATCGACCTGCGGCGCGGCCTGGCGCGGGTCGAGGCCGTCCGCGCCGGCCATGACTTCCAGCATCAAGGCGTTGTCGCGCACCGTTGCGGTAATGGGGCCGGCGTGGTCGAGGGTTGCTTCGATGGCCATGATGCCGGTGTACGGCACCAGGCCGTGGGTCGGTTTCATGCCGTAGGTGCCGCAGAACGCAGAAGGGATGCGGATGGAGCCGCCTTGATCGCCGCCCACCGCCATATCGACCTCGCCCGCGGCCACCAGCGCCGCACTGCCGGAAGACGAGCCGCCCGAGGCGTAGCCCTGGCGGTAGGGATTGTGCACCGGCGCCGGATCGGACGTATGGCTGCCGCCGGACAAGCAGTAATGCTCGCAGGTGGCTTTGCCGAGGATGGTTGCGCCCGCCTCCAGCAAACGGGTGACGACGGTGGCATCGAACGACGGCACAAAGCCCTCCAGGGGCTTGGCGCCGTTCATCATGGGCACGCCGGCCAGTGAGATATTGTCCTTGAGCGCAACCGTCTTGCCTGCCAGTTTGCCGTCCCTGGCACCGCTGACTTCGGTGCGGTAATACCAGGCGTTGAGCCGGTTGTGCGCCGCCGACGGGCGATAACCCGCACTGCGCTCGTAGCGCGTTGGTGGAATGAAGTCGGGCAGTTCGTCGATCAGGTCATAAGCGTCAAAGCTCCCCTGCATCAGGGCCAGGTATTCACTGGCTTGCTCGGGGCGAAGCTGCATGTGCAAGCGACTCGCAATGTGCTGCAGTTGCTCAAGAGTGGGGCGAACGATTGCCATGGAGGGCAGTCCTTATCGTGGGTGGCCTGGCGCTCAAGATAATCTGCGCCAGTGGGCACAGGCTTGGTTGAAACGGACAGCGACTTGGCTGGGCCGGACACCCCGCGCAACCCTCGAGGGCAGCCGGCCACTGCCGTGCAAGACGGTGACCTTAAAACACGCGGGCGTAGCGCAGGTTCATGCGGAAATCTTCCCGTGGCCCGTTATCCACCGACAGATCCTTGCCCAGTTGCAGCTGGATCTGGTCCTGGGCGGTGACGAACTTGGTGGCCGTCAGCCGGACGTTGGTGGTGCCCAGTTCGTTATCCTGGTTGACGTGCTCGACGTTGGTTTCACCGCCCCAGGTGCGTCCAAAACCGATCCCGAAGGTGGTGGTGGCGTCAGGCATATAGCGCCCCATCAGCTGCGCTGCGTAGGAAACATCCTGCTTGAGCCGATCGGCATTGGCACCGTAGTCGGTGTTGTCGCCATACCAGGTCGCGCCACCCACCACGTCCACCGCCCAGTGTGGCGTGAAGTGCTTGACGTAGGCGCTCTGCAGTTCGAATTTCCAGCGGTTCTCACCGATGTTCAGCCCGTCATCCTTGTCGTAGGTGCCCGTTGGGACGAAGACGTAGGGCGCAATGCTCAGGGTGTCGCGGGCGTCGTTGAAGCGCCACTTCACCGGTGCGGTCAGGATCAGGTCGCCAATCCCGCGGGTACTGCCCAGCGCCGAGGCGTCACCGTCACTGGAGACATGCCCGAAGGGCAGCAGGAATTGCGGGTCGATGGTGACGGTGCCGCTCAGGGCATACACATGCAGCAGACGCAGGATGCCGACATCCGAATTCAGCCTGAAATCCGAACTCGTCTTATGCCCCTTGGCGTAGGCCGAGTCCGTGGTCGAGTGCTGGTAATACAGCGCACCGATAGTCGCGCCAACGGGGTATTGCTCATAGTCGCCGGGGGCGACCTCAACGGCGTGCGCCGGTAATACCGGCAATACCGTGGTGAGTGTGAGCAGGCGGAGCTTGTTCATGGTGTATTCCTCGCAAACGGGTGCCGTGCCACCTGATGAGGTGGCAAGCCGGTGAATTCAGGGCTTTGCGTGTGGCCAGGCTCAGGCGGCTGCGGTTTGCGCGTCGCGCAGCATTCCGGTGTGGGGATGACAGTTGATGTATTCGAACAGTTGGCTCTTGGCGTCCGACACCGACACTTCGTGGTACAGGCGTAATTTTTTCAAACCCGCAGCCACACGGAAGAACGTCACGAAAATGCGCAGGTGGGTCGGGTGCGACTCGGCCCAGCGTTCGAGTTTCTCCACCGAACGCCAGTGGCCGATGTTGTAGCTCACGTCGAGGAAGTTGCCCTCCAGGTCGATATTGCGCACGAACCGGTTGCTGTAGCAGCCCAGGGCCTGGCCGTTGTCACGCAGGAAGTCCATGCCGTCCTGCAGGGTCGGCAGGATTTCGTCCAGATACAGCGAGCGTTCGTCCGCCTCGGCATCCGCCCAGTCCTGGCCTGAGCGAATCAGCGTGAGGTTGTCATGCCCCATGATCACCACCCGGCCACCCTTGGCCGGATCACCGGCGACCACTTGCAGTTCGCTGGTGGGCTTCATCCAGTCCGTCTGGGAGATCGGGAAACGGTCGCGCATCGAGCCCCAGTAACCGTGTTCCTCGATTTCGCCGCTGGTCGCATCCATGACGGCGCCGACGCCGGGCAGGTTGTCCTGGAAGGCATACAACGTCTCGAACTGTTCGGCGCGCGGTGCGCTGATTTCCCGGAAATAGCCAAGGCCCTCATTGAGCCGGTCCGGTGAAGCCCACCAGTCGTTCACCGGCGCCGAGCGCAACCAGCGGCAATACGCGCCGGGGTCTTTCCAGTAGCCAACGACCATCAGGTTGTCAAAGCCGCTGTTGTCGGTGTGGTGGGTCAAGTCATGGGTCTGCGGGCCGTCGGCCAGGCTGAAACTGCCGACAATGTGACGCATGGCTTGCAGCGCGGCTTCGCGCTGGGCCTCGCCTCGATACTGCACACCGAGATACGCCATCACCACTTGTTCAAGCTGCTCGTCTGCGCGGGCGACCCACATCGGGAACGGTGGCTGATACTCCTCGGGCACCCGGCGCGACAGGCTGCGTGGGCATTTGAGATGGGTGTCGATTGCAGATTCCATAGTGAGCTCCTCGTTATTTTCGTTCAGGCCTGCGGATGGGCGGTATGAGCGGCTGCGAGGTGCAAATTAGACCGGGACGACCAAGGGTCGCTTGGCTCGTCGAGACAACCGTTTGGTTGGGCAAGACAGGCGGCGGCCGCCGGGCCGTCCGTGATCGGCGATGGTGCATCCGTACTTTCAGTGGGCATGACCAGGGCGAATTCGCCCCCCTGCGGTTACAGATAAGCGAGGCGGCAGGCACACAAGGTCCCGCGCAAACGCCTGGCCTGCTAATTGCTTGCCAAAAAACGCCCGTTACCCCTTCTCGAGCCCGCCGTACCGAGGTCCGTGCCATGAACCCGAGCACTCACTATTCGACCCTTGCCGTTCCTGCGCCGCGTCGCTTTGATTACTGGAAAGAAGTGGTCTGCCGCCACTGTCTGGCGGCCGATAGCAAACCCTTGTCCCAGAGCAGTTTTGATGGCGCCCTGACGGTCAACACCGTCGGCGATCTGGACCTCTGTTCGCTGTCCTCGCCACTGCATTATTGGGAGCGATCCGAGCGGCATCTGCGCAGCGGTCCGGCGGAAGACTTATGGCTGGGTTTCGCCCGAAATGGCCATGGTCAAATTGAACAAGGTGCACGCAAAGCCAACCTCGCAGCGGGAAATTTGTTTCTTTACGACGCAACCCAGGCGTTTCGCTTCAGCTTCGGTGGTACCGAAAATCACTTGGTACGTATCCCGCGCGCCTTGCTCACCGAGCGTCTGCCGCGCATTGCGCAATACACCGCGATGGTCCTCGACGACCGTCGCCCAGGGGTCATCCCCTTGCGCGAAATGCTGCGCCAGGCCGCGAGCACGCCGACGTCGATGCAGGATGAACACATCGCAAAGCGTTATGCCGCGACATTGCTTGACCTGCTGGTGATCAGCCTTGAGCTGCAGGACCTGACAACCACCCACCAGGAACTCGACCTGTACGGCCGCATCATGCAGTACATTCAACGGCATTTGACCGAGCCGGACCTGTCGATTGAAGTCATCGCACGGGCTCACCATGTATCGACCCGCACCGTGACGCGCGCCTTCGCACGCTACCAGAAGACCCCCGTTGCAGAGATCTGGAAAGAACGCCTGAACGCCAGCCGTGAAGCGATCGAGCGCGGTCAGGTGCGCAGTGTGTCCCAGGCGGCACTGGACTTCGGTTTTTCCGACTTCTCCCATTTCAGCCACGCGTTTCGCAAGGCATTCGGTGTGGCGCCGAACACGCTGTTACACCGCGGCTGAAGCGCACGGCAGTCATCTTCGGCACGGCCACCCCTGCGCGCCTGCGCCTGGTTGAACTGCCTCTGTACTCCTTCCAGCAGAATCTGCGCGATTAGTAATCGCGCAATTATTTAGCGCGCCTATTATCTCGATTCATTCTTTTGTATTCCTGAATGTGCACCTGCCCCCCAAGCTGCGAGTGAGCGTCACTGCGCCGCGTGGATGTTTTGTCCGCGCTCCACAAATGGACGTGGAGAAGCCACGCCATTGAATCCCGGCCCCCGGAGGCCTTTATGAAATTAAGATCCTTGAATATCGCGCGCAGGGCTTTCGTCTGCTTTGGGCTGATCACACTGCTGCTGATCAGCCTGGCAGGTTTCTCCTATGTACAGATCGATCACCTGCGTAGCGCAGAGCAGGACATCGAGCAAAACTCACTGCCCAGCGTCCAGGTCATTGACGATATTCAAATCGCCCTGCTCCACGCGCGCCTTGAAAGCATCCGCATGCTTTCGAGTACGACCAGGGAGGTGCATGACAAATCGCAGTCATTGGTCGAAGACGCCATACAGGCACTTCAGTCGAAGACCGCGTTTTACCGTGAACACCTCATCTCCGGCCAGCAGGATGAAATCCAGTTTGCGAAGACCAGCGAGGCGATGAATGTATACATCGACGGCCTCAAGCAAGTGCTTGCCCTCGATATTTCCGATCATGACCAGGCTGTTGTTTTTGCGAACACCGAGCAGGCGCAGCGAGCAATCGCCTATCAGGATCAGCTCACCATCTTGCGTGAGCAGAATGGGCGTCAGGCGGTGGAGTCCGGCGAAGAGGCGACAGCGGTATACACCCATAGCGTGAGCGTGCTGATCTCGGTACTGGTCGTCGCATTTATCCTGACAATCGTCTTGGCAAGCTTGTTTACCAGAAGCATTGTCAGCCCCATCAACTCCTCGCTTGAGTTGGCGGAAAATATAGCGTCTGGCGACCTCACCCACGACCTTGAAGTGACAGGTTCGGACGAAGCCTCACGCTTGATGCAGGCACTCAATCTGATGCAGAACAACCTCAGGAGCACTATTTCAGAAATCTCGGGAGCGTCTGCTCAACTGAGTACCGCAGCCGTTGAAATGACCTCGATCACCGAGAGTGCCGACCGCACCCTGCAACAGCAGAACAGCGAAATAGAGCAAGCGGCCACCGCCGTCACCGAAATGAGCGCGGCGGTTGAAGAGGTCGCCAGGAATGCCAACTCCACCTCCGAAGCGGCCATGCAGTCCAGCGTCTCGGCTGATCTGGGCAATCAGAAAGTGACTGAAACGCTGACGGCAATGCGTGGACTGACGGAACTGGTAGAAGTCTCGTCAGGCCAGGTAAAAGAACTGGCAGGCCAGGCTCAAGACATCTCCAAAGTATTGAGCGTGATCAGGGCGATTGCCGAGCAAACGAACCTGTTGGCGTTGAATGCCGCCATTGAAGCAGCACGTGCAGGCGAGCAAGGCCGTGGTTTTGCGGTGGTGGCCGATGAGGTTCGGGCCCTGGCGCACCGCACCCAGACGTCGACCCAGGAAATCGAACAGATGATCTCCGCGATTCAGGCCGGTTCTTCAGCCGCCGTCGAGTTGATGCAAAAGAGCACCTCAGAGGTCTACACCACCCGAGATACCGCAGAGCAAGCAGGCCACTCGCTGCGCCAAATCATTGATTCGGTACTGGAAATCAACGACCGCAATATCCAGATTGCAACCGCTTCCGAGGAGCAGGCTCACGTAGCGCGTGACGTGGATCGCAGCCTTATCAGCATTCGCGACCTGGCCATCCAGAGCACCGAAGGCACCTGCCAGACGTTGATGGCAAGCAATGAGTTGTCACGCCTGGCCGTCAACTTGAACGACTTGGTGCTGCGGTTCAAGACTTGAAGCTGGATCAACACCGATCACAGGCAAAAA harbors:
- a CDS encoding amidase produces the protein MAIVRPTLEQLQHIASRLHMQLRPEQASEYLALMQGSFDAYDLIDELPDFIPPTRYERSAGYRPSAAHNRLNAWYYRTEVSGARDGKLAGKTVALKDNISLAGVPMMNGAKPLEGFVPSFDATVVTRLLEAGATILGKATCEHYCLSGGSHTSDPAPVHNPYRQGYASGGSSSGSAALVAAGEVDMAVGGDQGGSIRIPSAFCGTYGMKPTHGLVPYTGIMAIEATLDHAGPITATVRDNALMLEVMAGADGLDPRQAAPQVDTYSDYLDRGVQGLRIGVLREGFELANQDPRVAASVRTAIARFEQLGAQVEDVSVAEHRIAGSLWHPIGCEGLTMQMMQGNGAGFNWQGLYDLALLDKQAGWREQADELSASLKLCMFVGQYGVERYNGRYYAKAQNLRRMARAGYDAALARYDLLVMPTVPIIAQPHPEPGCSITDYVARALEMIGNASAQDITGHPAMSIPCGLVDGMPVGLMLVGKHYAEGTIYQAAAAFEAAVDWKTA
- a CDS encoding GTP-binding protein produces the protein MTDDTLTGRLPVTVLSGFLGAGKTTLLNHILRNREGLRVAVIVNDMSEVNIDAAEVQRDVSLHRGRDELIEMSNGCICCTLRADLLEQISALARQQRFDYLLIESTGISEPMPVAETFAFLDADGFSLSELARLDTLVTVVDGSRFQGLLESSDTVARDDAQGTTSRPLADLLIEQVEYANVILVNKLDLLDAPGYQAVQAILAGLNPSARIVPMTHGNTALAGILETRLFDLPSLAASPGWMKQMEEGDAAASESHTYGVTSWVYRERAPFHPQRLLDFLSRPWSNGRLLRSKGYFWLASRHQETGLLAQSGRQFQWDYVGRWWNFIDPAQWPQDHYRLQGIMAKWDSIVGDCRQELVFIGQDLDTPALQRALDTCLLSAEEIAAGPVAWQALPGAAVFDSRALSTSTHALQTDPL
- the oxdA gene encoding aliphatic aldoxime dehydratase, yielding MESAIDTHLKCPRSLSRRVPEEYQPPFPMWVARADEQLEQVVMAYLGVQYRGEAQREAALQAMRHIVGSFSLADGPQTHDLTHHTDNSGFDNLMVVGYWKDPGAYCRWLRSAPVNDWWASPDRLNEGLGYFREISAPRAEQFETLYAFQDNLPGVGAVMDATSGEIEEHGYWGSMRDRFPISQTDWMKPTSELQVVAGDPAKGGRVVIMGHDNLTLIRSGQDWADAEADERSLYLDEILPTLQDGMDFLRDNGQALGCYSNRFVRNIDLEGNFLDVSYNIGHWRSVEKLERWAESHPTHLRIFVTFFRVAAGLKKLRLYHEVSVSDAKSQLFEYINCHPHTGMLRDAQTAAA
- the nthB gene encoding nitrile hydratase subunit beta, translated to MDGFHDLGGFQGFGKVPHTINSLSYQPVFKQDWEHLAYSLMFIGADHLKMFSVDEVRHAVERLDVRQHVGTQYYERYVIATATLLVEKGVITQAELDEALGSHFKLANPAQSSGRAALTGRAPFEVGDRVVVRNEYVAGHVRMPAYVRGKTGVVLHRTAEKWPFPDAIGHGDTRAAHQPTYHVEFRVKDLWGDAADEGLVVVDLFESYLDHADGRVSA
- a CDS encoding transporter codes for the protein MNKLRLLTLTTVLPVLPAHAVEVAPGDYEQYPVGATIGALYYQHSTTDSAYAKGHKTSSDFRLNSDVGILRLLHVYALSGTVTIDPQFLLPFGHVSSDGDASALGSTRGIGDLILTAPVKWRFNDARDTLSIAPYVFVPTGTYDKDDGLNIGENRWKFELQSAYVKHFTPHWAVDVVGGATWYGDNTDYGANADRLKQDVSYAAQLMGRYMPDATTTFGIGFGRTWGGETNVEHVNQDNELGTTNVRLTATKFVTAQDQIQLQLGKDLSVDNGPREDFRMNLRYARVF
- the nthA gene encoding nitrile hydratase subunit alpha, whose product is MTTLEKPTSTPGERAQALLQVLKQKDLIPEGYIEHMTQLMAHEWSPQNGARVVAKAWVDPQFRALLLKDGTAACAQFGYTGPQGEYIVALQDTPRLKNVIVCSLCSCTNWPVLGLPPEWYKGFEFRARLVREGRTVLRELGTELPADVVVKVWDTSAETRYLVVPMRPEGSEHMTEQQLQALVTKDVLIGVAVPRVG
- a CDS encoding TonB-dependent receptor family protein, translated to MLLRQPPLLFAALTLSSLVQAEDLQLAPVEVTASEASAGEIAQAQLNSVPGGTNFIDMDSVQQGRVSTNEDVFKYQAGVYAKAANNEGVKLSIRGSGLNRSPGSHASGLYEMFDGLPLTGPGGTPYELKDPLWQSRVQVLRGANGFDQGALALGGAVNYVTRTGYDAPKLQVRYEAGSRGYAQREISSGQVLGDADYYISLTDSQSDGYQQQSAGTGKGIAANFGYRFNPNLETRFYLRYRETTNDTPGKLTREQISHDPRAANSLNAARDSKRLQPGSTWLANKTTLQLDDTSRVEVGLAYHDYPMDLREGTNRLKVAYTDISGTLNYIRQDSLFGHDSTTTLGLRTTQAMPNNGASEYVRVPAGNTAGYAPGTKTRDYTYLGSDTVLHIGNELELVPDLWLTTGVAAIYTRRETQVTYPDGQAPTRQHDWDYAPRIGLRYDFTPQLQVYGNLSRSVEPPHAWSMIWGSNKYFNAGPANGLAREGVSLKNQTATTLEIGGRGEAWFGQWDLALYRSEVRHELLTVETQAQTATASAIVAEANASPTVHQGVELSLLSPLWDGGRHGRLALRQAYTFNDFHYRDDDRFGDNTLPGIPRHYYQAQLRYSHPSGFYTSLNTEHASRVAVDYANSYYAAAYTTLGATFGYDAPRQDWQAWVDLRNLTNRRYANTVTPGYDDKGMDVARSTPADGRGVYTGVSWRWR